A stretch of Maridesulfovibrio zosterae DSM 11974 DNA encodes these proteins:
- a CDS encoding proline--tRNA ligase has protein sequence MRLSRYYIPTLKEDPSDAEVVSHKLLMRAGMIRKLTSGLYTYLPLGLKSLNKVGAIVREEMNRAGALEVLMPMVQPGDLWQETGRWDYYGKELLRIKDRHGRDYCLGPTHEEVITDLVRGEVKSYKQLPLSLYQIQTKFRDEIRPRFGLMRGREFVMKDAYSFDKDESGAEESYRNMFEAYKKAFSRIGLNFRPVQADSGAIGGDFSHEFHVLAETGEDTIAVCRDEKCGYAANLEKAKVAAPNGENMTNAECAAIEEISTPGKHTVEEVCEFMGISADKLVKTLLFTVDGEPVAALVRGDRELNDVKLRNLVGGNEVEMASEEQVREWTGAPVGFAGPVGLKVERIFADHELCSSTDWVAGANKGDTHIRHLSLGRDCKIEKFADLRVITESDSCPECGAKIEFTKGIEVGHVFKLGEKYSKVMEATFLDENGKAQPMVMGCYGIGVSRVVASAIEQNNDENGAIFPPTIAPFEICVISLGGKDEAVNEKAEELYNQLMEMGIDAAYDDRKERPGVKFADADLIGYPMQLVIGGKGLKNGIAEAKNRKTGEKIELPLDNFIEAFNSWRADIWHSWGLEAK, from the coding sequence ATGCGTTTGAGCCGTTACTATATACCGACTTTAAAAGAAGATCCTTCCGATGCGGAAGTTGTTTCACATAAATTACTGATGCGTGCAGGGATGATCCGCAAATTGACCAGCGGTCTTTATACCTACCTGCCTCTCGGTCTTAAGTCCTTGAACAAAGTAGGAGCTATTGTGCGTGAGGAAATGAATCGCGCCGGAGCTCTTGAAGTGCTTATGCCTATGGTTCAGCCCGGTGATCTCTGGCAGGAAACCGGGCGCTGGGATTATTACGGCAAAGAATTATTACGCATTAAAGATCGTCATGGGCGCGACTACTGCCTCGGACCTACACATGAGGAAGTCATTACCGATCTCGTGCGTGGTGAAGTTAAATCCTATAAGCAGTTGCCACTCAGCCTTTATCAGATTCAGACTAAATTCCGTGACGAAATACGCCCCCGTTTCGGGCTTATGCGTGGCCGTGAATTTGTAATGAAAGATGCCTATTCTTTTGACAAAGATGAATCCGGCGCAGAAGAATCCTACCGCAATATGTTTGAAGCTTATAAAAAAGCTTTCTCACGTATCGGCCTCAACTTTCGTCCTGTACAGGCTGATTCCGGTGCTATCGGCGGTGACTTTTCTCACGAGTTTCACGTGCTTGCCGAGACCGGAGAAGACACTATTGCAGTCTGCCGCGACGAAAAATGTGGCTACGCAGCCAACCTTGAAAAAGCAAAAGTAGCAGCTCCAAACGGCGAAAATATGACTAATGCCGAATGTGCAGCTATTGAAGAAATTTCTACTCCAGGCAAACATACTGTTGAAGAAGTTTGCGAATTTATGGGTATCTCTGCCGACAAGCTGGTTAAAACTTTACTTTTTACCGTAGATGGAGAGCCTGTAGCCGCTCTGGTACGCGGGGATCGTGAGCTGAATGATGTAAAGCTCCGTAATCTAGTGGGTGGAAATGAAGTTGAAATGGCAAGCGAAGAACAGGTTAGAGAGTGGACAGGAGCTCCTGTCGGATTTGCCGGACCTGTAGGGCTCAAGGTAGAACGCATTTTTGCTGATCATGAACTTTGCTCTTCTACAGACTGGGTTGCAGGAGCGAACAAAGGTGATACTCATATCAGACATCTGTCACTCGGACGTGATTGCAAAATAGAAAAATTTGCTGATCTGCGCGTCATAACAGAATCTGATTCTTGTCCTGAATGCGGTGCAAAAATTGAATTTACCAAAGGTATCGAAGTCGGTCATGTTTTCAAACTCGGCGAAAAGTACTCCAAAGTGATGGAAGCAACTTTTCTTGATGAGAATGGTAAGGCGCAGCCAATGGTCATGGGCTGTTATGGAATAGGTGTGTCCCGTGTTGTCGCATCTGCCATTGAGCAGAATAACGACGAGAACGGAGCAATCTTTCCTCCGACAATAGCCCCTTTTGAAATATGTGTAATTTCTCTTGGCGGTAAAGACGAAGCTGTTAATGAAAAAGCCGAGGAACTCTATAATCAGCTCATGGAAATGGGTATTGATGCTGCTTATGATGATCGTAAAGAGCGTCCTGGTGTAAAGTTTGCTGATGCCGACCTTATCGGTTACCCAATGCAGCTTGTGATTGGCGGCAAAGGGCTTAAGAACGGAATTGCTGAAGCCAAAAATCGTAAAACAGGAGAGAAGATAGAACTTCCTCTTGATAATTTTATTGAAGCGTTCAACTCATGGCGTGCCGATATCTGGCATTCATGGGGACTTGAGGCTAAATAG
- the xseA gene encoding exodeoxyribonuclease VII large subunit, with protein sequence MRIFSVTDITRAVKDVLESEFPFIWVKGQVTNLSRPASGHIYFTLTDGDAGLSVVWFKGNQRNAGDGESINPLTGEVETGGKLELEDGMEILCAGHMNVYPPRGVYQLVAELIQEQGVGDLKLAFESMKRKLSEKGYFSEDRKMEIPASPKRVAVVTAPTGAAVRDFLKIAEGRGTGTQIRIYPTLVQGDLAPGQIADALDLVGEDGWAEVVVLVRGGGSLEDLWAFNTEPVADAIFRSTVPVVCGVGHEVDFSIADYVSDKRVATPSHAAQELWPRRETLIQAVDELDNGLVRSYENFLDISSSQFETLRKGLKWLSPAQRIERLLASFEEEEQRLERTVYSFFSKKNMEVDNFSRRLSVSFGKDKISRMEQDVVFLSDRLGRACSTFLHVISAEFENTANSLRMLDPESPLERGYSLVTVEKNGTFLRSPDEVLDGDAIRVRVKSGEVRAKIVTK encoded by the coding sequence ATGAGAATATTTTCAGTCACTGACATAACCCGCGCTGTAAAAGATGTGCTGGAATCTGAATTCCCTTTCATATGGGTCAAGGGACAGGTTACTAATTTGTCACGTCCTGCGTCCGGTCATATATACTTTACACTCACTGATGGTGATGCCGGTTTATCGGTGGTCTGGTTCAAAGGTAATCAGAGAAACGCTGGAGACGGTGAGAGCATTAATCCGTTGACTGGTGAGGTTGAAACAGGCGGTAAGCTGGAACTTGAAGACGGAATGGAAATTCTATGTGCAGGGCATATGAATGTTTATCCTCCCCGTGGGGTGTATCAACTTGTTGCAGAACTTATTCAGGAGCAGGGCGTTGGTGATTTAAAGCTTGCTTTTGAGAGTATGAAACGCAAACTTTCAGAAAAGGGCTATTTTTCTGAAGATAGAAAAATGGAAATACCAGCTTCGCCGAAAAGGGTGGCTGTAGTAACCGCTCCAACCGGGGCTGCTGTTCGTGATTTTTTGAAGATAGCTGAAGGACGTGGAACAGGGACACAAATCAGGATTTATCCTACTCTGGTACAGGGAGATCTCGCCCCGGGACAGATCGCTGATGCTCTGGATCTGGTTGGCGAAGATGGCTGGGCTGAAGTTGTTGTTCTTGTACGCGGTGGCGGATCTCTTGAGGATTTATGGGCTTTTAATACTGAGCCTGTTGCAGATGCTATTTTTCGGAGTACTGTTCCAGTTGTTTGTGGCGTCGGCCATGAAGTTGATTTTTCTATCGCTGATTATGTTTCCGATAAACGGGTTGCGACACCGAGTCATGCCGCTCAAGAGCTTTGGCCTAGGCGCGAGACATTAATACAGGCTGTGGATGAACTTGATAACGGGCTTGTTCGAAGCTATGAAAATTTTCTTGATATAAGCAGCTCTCAATTTGAAACATTGCGTAAGGGGCTGAAATGGCTGTCGCCTGCCCAACGTATTGAGCGATTGCTTGCATCTTTTGAAGAAGAGGAACAGCGTCTTGAGCGCACTGTTTATAGCTTTTTTTCAAAGAAAAATATGGAAGTAGATAATTTTTCACGAAGGCTTTCGGTTTCTTTTGGCAAAGATAAAATTTCTCGCATGGAACAGGATGTTGTTTTTCTTTCTGACAGATTGGGTCGTGCATGTTCAACTTTTTTGCATGTTATAAGTGCTGAATTTGAAAATACTGCTAATTCACTGAGAATGCTGGACCCTGAAAGCCCTCTTGAAAGAGGGTATTCACTTGTTACAGTTGAAAAGAATGGAACATTTTTGCGCAGCCCTGATGAGGTTTTGGATGGTGATGCTATCAGGGTTCGAGTAAAGTCTGGTGAAGTCAGGGCTAAGATTGTTACTAAATAA
- a CDS encoding M23 family metallopeptidase has product MKYNKIKVVFFTFFLFLFFVSSAFGSVNLAYPKKVGLGEAFLVRLTSDKPLESVSVEWKGKTVKPEIREWKERYVALAMFGTDVLFDKTGKDRLVIKYVSDGKNRSLGRTIKVAKKKYKIQRLTLPENMVTPPQEVYDKISRDREEVKAAKASMSDQRKWFLPFQRPTKGSQSSPYGAQRILNGKPKNPHRGLDFRGSKGTAVKAMADGKVVLVGDHYYAGNCVYLDHGNGVVTMYFHLSRIDVKEGEIVDRGQVIGGIGATGRVTGPHLHMSVSVQGRLVDPAYVLYKTTDQLLGIK; this is encoded by the coding sequence ATGAAGTATAATAAGATAAAAGTTGTTTTTTTTACATTTTTTTTGTTTCTTTTTTTTGTTTCCAGTGCGTTTGGATCTGTAAATCTGGCCTACCCCAAAAAGGTTGGATTAGGAGAGGCCTTTCTGGTTCGGTTAACTTCTGACAAGCCATTAGAGTCCGTAAGCGTTGAGTGGAAGGGCAAGACTGTAAAACCTGAGATTCGTGAGTGGAAAGAGCGTTATGTTGCACTAGCAATGTTTGGAACAGATGTCCTTTTTGATAAGACTGGTAAAGATAGACTTGTTATTAAATATGTTTCTGATGGGAAAAATCGAAGTCTTGGACGTACTATTAAAGTTGCTAAGAAAAAATATAAGATCCAGAGACTCACTTTGCCTGAGAATATGGTCACGCCGCCGCAGGAAGTTTATGATAAAATTTCCAGGGACAGAGAGGAGGTTAAGGCAGCCAAGGCCTCCATGTCAGACCAGCGTAAATGGTTTTTACCTTTTCAAAGACCTACAAAGGGTTCACAATCGAGCCCGTACGGTGCACAGAGGATTTTGAACGGCAAACCTAAAAATCCTCATCGCGGCCTTGATTTCAGAGGCTCGAAAGGCACGGCTGTTAAAGCCATGGCTGACGGTAAAGTCGTACTCGTAGGCGATCACTATTACGCAGGTAATTGTGTTTACCTCGACCATGGTAACGGGGTTGTCACGATGTATTTCCATCTTTCACGAATAGATGTTAAGGAAGGCGAAATAGTAGATAGAGGGCAGGTAATAGGTGGAATTGGTGCCACAGGAAGAGTTACTGGCCCCCATCTGCATATGAGTGTGAGTGTTCAGGGAAGACTTGTCGATCCTGCTTATGTGCTTTATAAGACAACCGATCAGCTGCTTGGCATTAAATAG
- the xseB gene encoding exodeoxyribonuclease VII small subunit has protein sequence MKDEISFEKRLERLKEIVSSLERGDLLLEEGVALFKEGRILSKECAEQLETARNEVMIVSDGLVEDFEIKDENKDIADDS, from the coding sequence ATGAAAGACGAAATAAGTTTTGAAAAACGGCTTGAAAGGCTGAAAGAAATAGTTTCCTCGCTTGAACGTGGAGATTTGCTTCTCGAAGAGGGTGTTGCCTTATTTAAAGAAGGCCGGATTCTTTCCAAGGAATGCGCTGAACAACTGGAGACCGCCCGCAATGAAGTTATGATTGTAAGTGATGGGCTGGTTGAAGATTTTGAGATTAAAGACGAAAATAAGGATATAGCTGATGACAGTTAA
- a CDS encoding polyprenyl synthetase family protein has translation MTVKEKLAVHAAEVEKYLSECLNDRGIPADLLESMKYSLMAGGKRLRPVLVLVWAKMLGADKEAVMPFAASLEMIHTYSLIHDDLPAMDDDDLRRGKPSNHKQFDEATAILAGDGLLTEAFGFMAEAKAPAADVVEAIALMAKSAGSGGMVGGQAVDISYTGRDGVTLDELKTMHSMKTGALILSACKSGAILAKGAGATEDDVRRAEEYGRLIGVAFQIVDDVLDIVGDEASLGKPVGSDEELGKSTYPSLIGLEESKALARKYVNEAVELLRPYSGEEAELLTELAQYIVDRVY, from the coding sequence ATGACAGTTAAAGAGAAACTTGCAGTGCATGCTGCTGAAGTTGAAAAATATTTGAGTGAATGTCTTAATGACCGTGGGATTCCAGCTGACTTGCTTGAATCTATGAAATACAGCCTTATGGCTGGTGGAAAACGGTTACGCCCTGTTTTGGTTCTGGTGTGGGCTAAAATGCTCGGCGCTGACAAAGAAGCAGTAATGCCTTTTGCTGCCAGTTTAGAGATGATTCATACTTATTCACTTATCCATGATGACCTTCCGGCTATGGATGACGATGACTTGAGACGTGGTAAGCCTTCAAATCATAAACAATTTGACGAAGCTACCGCAATTCTTGCCGGTGACGGTCTGCTTACAGAAGCTTTCGGCTTTATGGCTGAAGCCAAAGCCCCTGCAGCAGACGTTGTTGAGGCTATTGCTCTTATGGCCAAGTCTGCGGGAAGCGGCGGAATGGTCGGAGGACAGGCTGTTGATATCAGCTATACTGGACGTGACGGTGTTACCCTTGACGAACTCAAGACTATGCACTCCATGAAAACCGGAGCACTCATTCTTTCTGCTTGTAAATCCGGAGCAATTCTGGCTAAAGGTGCAGGGGCAACAGAAGATGATGTCAGGAGAGCTGAAGAATATGGTCGTTTGATCGGTGTAGCTTTTCAAATTGTAGATGATGTTTTGGATATCGTCGGTGATGAAGCTTCCCTAGGTAAACCTGTCGGCAGCGATGAAGAGCTTGGTAAATCTACGTATCCAAGCCTGATAGGCCTTGAGGAAAGTAAGGCTCTGGCACGGAAATATGTTAATGAAGCTGTTGAGCTGCTAAGACCTTATTCTGGTGAAGAAGCTGAGTTACTCACTGAACTTGCTCAATATATTGTAGACAGAGTTTATTAG